The stretch of DNA GGAAGGGCTGAAAGATTACGTAAAGATTTTCACGACTCAGCAACCCCGCCCTTTGCTGAGCCGCCTGACGCTCAAGGCCATCGAAGCCAAACTACCCGCAGACCGGTTTTGCCGTGTACACAAATCGTTCATTGTGGCGTTGGATAAGATAAGCTCGTTTCAGCGAACGAACTTGTATATTGGCCGCCAGGAAATTCCTGTCGGCAGCAGCTACGCCGACGAGTTTATTCGTCGGTATGGGGCCTGATTTTTAATTGTTCTCAAACTAAATAGTTGCCCACTTACACAAGCGGGCGACTTACGTTGCCCGCTTATTAAAACAAAAAACTCTATGAACAGACGTCAGGTACTTAAAATCAGCGCGTTAGCCACGTCGACTGCGCTGCTCCCTTCGGCCCGGTTGCTGGCTGCATCGCCCAAACGGGTGGGCCTACAACTCTATACGTTGCGCGAAGACATGGCGAAAGACCCCGACGCCACGCTGAAGCGGGTGGCCCAGATTGGCTACAAAGAAGTTGAATCGTTTGGCTATGGCGATGGCAAATTTTTCGGGAAGACGCCGAAACAGTACGCAGCTTTGCTAAAAGACCTCGGTCTCAGCACGCCCAGCGGCCACTACATGACGGGCAACGTGATGATGAAAGGCGAAGGTACGCTGACCAACAACTGGAAACGCGCCGTTGACGATGCCGCCGAAGTGGGCCAGAAATACATGGTCTGCGCCTACCTGTTTCCGCCCGAGCGGACAAAGATTGACGACTACAAAAAATTTGCTGAGTTGTTCAATAAATCGGCAGAGGTATGCCGGGCGGCTGGTATTCAGTTCGCCTACCACAATCACGATTTTGAGTTTCAGCCACTTGACGGTCAGATGCCTTACGACCTGCTGCTGACCAACACGGACCCAGCACTGGTGAAGATGGAACTGGACCTCTACTGGACAACCTTTGCCGGGCAAGACCCTGTGGCGTTGTTCAAAAAACATCCAGGCCGGTTCCCGCTCTGGCACATCAAAGATATGGCGAAAACGCCCCAGCGGGAGTTCGCCGAAGTTGGCACGGGCAGCATCGACTTTCAACGTATTTTCGACGCGCAAAAAACGGCTGGTCTGACGAATTACTTTGTTGAGCAGGACGTTGCCAAACGCCCCCCGCTCGAAGCTATCGAGATCAGCTACAAAAACATGCAAAAACTGTCGGTTTAATTCAGTACATATAGAACCAAAAAACGCCGGGCTGTGAGTCCGGCGTTTTTGGTTCTATATGTACTTATTACTGCGCCATTGGCACCAGCCGGAACACGTAGCCGGGGTCTTCAACGGATACGTAGATGTAGCCATCCGGCCCCATATCGACGTTGCGGAGCCGACCGATATTTTTCAGAATATTTTCCTGTTTCACCACTTTATCGCCCTCGATTACGCAGCGATTCAGGTACTGAAACCGCAGCGAGCCGACCATTAGGTTGCCTGCCCAACCGGGATATTTGTTGCCCGTTACGAACGCCATTCCGCTCGGCCCAATCGACGGTAGCCAGTAGGTGAGGGGCTGTTCCATGCCTTCTTTGGCGGTCAGGCTCGTAATTGGTTTGCCATCGTAGTTGATGCCGTAGCAGATGACCGGCCAGCCGTAATTCGCTGATTTTCTGACGATATTGATTTCA from Spirosoma montaniterrae encodes:
- a CDS encoding sugar phosphate isomerase/epimerase family protein, with the translated sequence MNRRQVLKISALATSTALLPSARLLAASPKRVGLQLYTLREDMAKDPDATLKRVAQIGYKEVESFGYGDGKFFGKTPKQYAALLKDLGLSTPSGHYMTGNVMMKGEGTLTNNWKRAVDDAAEVGQKYMVCAYLFPPERTKIDDYKKFAELFNKSAEVCRAAGIQFAYHNHDFEFQPLDGQMPYDLLLTNTDPALVKMELDLYWTTFAGQDPVALFKKHPGRFPLWHIKDMAKTPQREFAEVGTGSIDFQRIFDAQKTAGLTNYFVEQDVAKRPPLEAIEISYKNMQKLSV